TGCAGCGCTCGGTCGCCCTGTGGACCGGTTGCGTCGCCGGAGCGCTCGTGAGGGCCGACTACAAGGCCAAGCTCGAGGCGGCGGGGTTCGAGACCCCCGAGTTCCAGACGACCCGCACCTACGGCCGCGAGGACGCCGAGCAGATGGCCGCGTGGGTCCCCGCGGACCAGGGGGGACCCGCCGCGGTCATGGACCACCTCGACACCCTCGACGGCGCGGTGATCAGCGCGTTCATCCGGGCCCGGAAACCCGCCGCCACGGGAGCGTGAGCGTTCCCCTCCTCGACTGGGCCTCGGACCGCGCCCTGCGCGTGCGGTTCGCGGACACGATCTCGGACGCGGCGCACGACGACGTGCGCCGCGCCCTCGCCGCCTTCGAGCGCGCGCCCGTCCCCGGGCAGGTGAACCTCCACCCCGCGCACGCCTCGATCCTCGTCGTCGTCGATCCGCTCGCCGCCACGGCCGAGGCGGTCGAGGCGGCGGTACGCGCGACGCTCCACGCCGCGGACGACCTCGAGCTCCCCGAGCCCCGCCTCGTCGAGATCCCCGTCTGTTACGAGCCGCCGTACGCCCTCGACCTCGACGACGTGGCCCGGCGCGCGGGGATTTCGATCGACGAGGTGGTGCGCGCCCACGCGGGGGCCCTCTACCGCGTCGACTTCCTCGGATTCGCGCCGGGCTTCCCGTACCTCTCGGGACTCCCCGAGAGGCTCGCAACCCCGCGACGCACCGAGCCGCGGATCCGCATTCCCGCGGGGAGCGTGGCGATCGCGGGATCGCAGGCCGGGATCTACCCCGTCGAGATCCCCGGCGGTTGGAACGTGATCGGGCGGACGCCGCGCGTCCTCTTTCCTCCGCCGCTCCTGCGCGTCGGGGACCGCGTGCGGTTCTTGCCGATCCCGGCGGACGCGTTCCGATGAGCCGGCTCCTCGTCCTCGCCCCCGGCGCGATCGCGACGATCCAGGACCTCGGCCGTCCCGGCTTCGGCCCGCTCGGGATCTCCACCGCCGGCGCCGCCGACCCGCTGTCCCTGCGCGCGGCGAACCGCCTGGTCGGCAATCCCGAGGACGCCCCCGCGATCGAGATGGCCCTGGGCGGGGCGGCCTTCGCCTTCGAAGGGGACGCCGTCGTCGCCGTGGCCGGTGCCGACCTCGCGTGCGGGATCGCGCCGTTCACCGCGACGGCGATCGCCTCGGGGGAGAAGCTGCGTTTCGGCTGGGCGAAGCGCGGTTCGCGCGCCTACCTCGCGGTCGCGGGCGGGTTCGTCCTCGACCGCGCGTTCGACTCCGCGTCGGTGCACGTGTGGAGCGGGCTGGGCGGCCGCCCGCTCGCGAAGGGGGACGTTCTCGAGGTCGTTCCCGGCCGCGGGACGCGACGTCCGGCAAACCTCGATACCGCCCAGCGTGCCGCGATCGAGGCGTCGATCTTCCGCAAGGAGCTGCGCGTCACCTGGGGGCCGCAGGCGTCTTGGTTCTCCGAGGCCGAGCGCGAGCGGTTCGTCGCGACCCCCTGGACCGTCGGCGACGCGATCGACCGGATGGGGCTGCGTCTCGAAGGGCTGGCGATCGCACTCGCCCACCCACGCGAGCTGCTGACCGAAGGGGCGCCGCTCGGCGCGATCCAGGTCCCCGACGGCGGGAGGCCGATCGTCCTCTTCGTCGAGCACCAGACGACCGGCGGGTACCCGAAGATCGCCAACGTCGTGTCGGCCGA
This sequence is a window from Candidatus Polarisedimenticolaceae bacterium. Protein-coding genes within it:
- a CDS encoding biotin-dependent carboxyltransferase family protein codes for the protein MSRLLVLAPGAIATIQDLGRPGFGPLGISTAGAADPLSLRAANRLVGNPEDAPAIEMALGGAAFAFEGDAVVAVAGADLACGIAPFTATAIASGEKLRFGWAKRGSRAYLAVAGGFVLDRAFDSASVHVWSGLGGRPLAKGDVLEVVPGRGTRRPANLDTAQRAAIEASIFRKELRVTWGPQASWFSEAERERFVATPWTVGDAIDRMGLRLEGLAIALAHPRELLTEGAPLGAIQVPDGGRPIVLFVEHQTTGGYPKIANVVSADLAALGQLRPRDTIRFLPVSFEAARRLLEVPG
- the pxpB gene encoding 5-oxoprolinase subunit PxpB translates to MSVPLLDWASDRALRVRFADTISDAAHDDVRRALAAFERAPVPGQVNLHPAHASILVVVDPLAATAEAVEAAVRATLHAADDLELPEPRLVEIPVCYEPPYALDLDDVARRAGISIDEVVRAHAGALYRVDFLGFAPGFPYLSGLPERLATPRRTEPRIRIPAGSVAIAGSQAGIYPVEIPGGWNVIGRTPRVLFPPPLLRVGDRVRFLPIPADAFR